GCGCATGGCCGGCGTGGTCATTTCGCACCAGGTGGTCGAAGTCGAAGTCGAGGCCCTGCCCAGGGACCTGCCCGAATACCTGGAGGTGGACCTTGCCGCGCTCGAGCCGGGCGACAGCGTCATGCTCAGCCAGATCCCGCTGCCGGAAGGCGTCAAGATCCCGGCCCTGGAGTATGGCGACGAGCATGACGATGTGGCCGTGGTCAACGCCCTCTACATCCGCGAGGGCCAGGGCACCGGTGAGCTTGCCGCCGAGGCCGATGCGGCCCTGACCGAAGCAGCCGAAGTCGAGACCCTGGCCGAAGCCGAGGAGGCCGAGGCCGCCGAAGAGGGCGACGGCGAAGCGGCCGCCGACGAAGACGACAGCGAAGGCGACGATCGCAAGGCCAGCTGAGCGGCCCGATGGGCAGTCGCTGGCTGATCTGCGGTCTGGGCAATCCCGGACCGAAGTACGAACGAACCCGGCACAACGCCGGGTTCTGGTTTGTCGACGCTCTCGATCGGCGGCAGCCGCTGGGCCTCAAGCCCAGTCGCAAGGTCCACGGCGAGTCCGCAAAGCTTGAATTCGCCGGGCAGGACTGCGTGTTCCTCCGGCCCGATACCTTCATGAACCACTCGGGCCAGGCAGTGCGCGCGGCGACCGATTATTTCGATATCCTGCCCGAGCAGGTGGTGGTCGCCTACGACGATCTCGATCTGCCGCCGGGCACGGTCAGGCTGCGGCAGGGCGGCGGCCACGGCGGCCATAATGGTCTGAGAAGCATCTTTGGTCACCTTGGCAGCCAGGACTTCTGGCGCGTTCGGGTCGGTATCGGTCATCCCGGCATCAGGGAAGCCGTGACGCCCTGGGTGCTGGGTCGCGCCAGCGCCGAGGATGAAAAGGCCATTCTCGATGCCGTGGACCAGGCCGCCGCGGCTTTGCCGGACCTGTTGAAGGGCCATCCGGGCGAAGCCATGAAGCGGCTGCATACCAGGGCGTGAAGATCAAGACGAGCGCCATCGAATACAGCAATCAACCAGCGAGCCAATCATCATGGGCTTCAAATGCGGTATCGTCGGTCTGCCCAATGTCGGCAAGTCGACGCTTTTCAACTGCCTGACCCGGGCCGGCATTCAGGCCGAAAACTATCCGTTCTGCACGATCGAGCCGAATGTCGGCATGGTGCCGGTGCCCGACGCGCGCCTTGACCGGCTCGCGACGATCGTCAGGCCCGAGAAGGTCGTGCCGACGATGATGCAGTTCGTCGACATTGCCGGCCTGGTTGCCGGTGCCTCGAAAGGCGAGGGCCTGGGCAACAAGTTTCTGGCGCATATCCGCGAGACCGACGCCATTGCCCACATCGTGCGCTGTTTCGAGGATGACGACGTCACGCATGTCTCCGGCCGCGTCGACCCGGTCTCCGACATCGAGACCATCGACACCGAGCTGTGCCTGGCCGACCTGGAAGTGGCCGAGAAGGCGCTTGACAAGGTCGGCCGCCAAACCAGGTCTGGCGACAAGGAAGCCATCCGCCAGGTGAAGCTGCTCGAGCGAGTCGTCGCCCACCTGGGCGAGGGCCAGCCGCTGCGCACTTTCGAGGTCGATGACGAAGAGCGCAGGATGCTCAGGGCCTGGCAGTTCATCACCCGCAAGCCCGTGCTCTACGTGGCCAATGTCGACGACAAGGCCGGCGCGGACAATGAACAGGTGCGCGCCGTGCGCGGGCGAGCCGCGGCCGAGGGTGCCGAGGTGGTCGTGCTGTGTGCGGCCATGGAAGCCGAGCTGGCCGAGCTCGACGACGAGGAGCAGGCCGAGTTCCTGGCCGATCTGGGGCAGGACGAGCCGGGCCTGAACCGGCTTATCCGCGCCGGCTACGGGTTGCTCGACCTGCTGACCTTTTTCACCGCCGGTCCGAAGGAAGTCCGTGCCTGGACGGTGCGCAGCGGCGCCACCGCACCGCAGGCGGCCGGCCGTATCCACACCGATTTCGAGAAAGGTTTCATTCGCGCCGAGGTCACCGCCTACGACGACTATATCGCCTGCGGTGGCGAAGCCGGCGCCAAGGCCGCCGGCAAGCTCAGGCTGGAAGGGAAGGAATACGTCGTTGCCGAGGGCGATGTCATGCACTTTCGTTTTAACGTCTGAATCGGATGACCGTCGTCCGTCGCGGATGCGACCGCGACCTACGAACCCGGCACCACCAGGATCGGACAACCACCCGTAGGTCGGGGCCGCGTCCCCGACGGACGAGGTGCGCAACCGGCACACGTGTCGGGACAATCCTCCGAACCGTCGCGGATGCGACCGCGACCTACTCATTCGCCACAACCACGGACGATGCCCGTGTGTAGGTCGGGGCCGCGTCCCCGACGGACGAGAGAAGGAACGGGCACACGTGTCGGGACAATCCTCCGAACCGTCGCGGATGCGACCGCGACCTACTCATTCGCCACAACCACGGACGATGCCCGTGTGTAGGTCGGGGCCGCGTCCCCAACGGACGAGGTGCGCAACCGGCACACGTGTCTGGACAATCCTCCGAACCGTCGCGGATGCGACCGCGACCTACTCATTCGCCACAACCACGGACGATGCCCGTGTGTAGGTCGGGGCCGCGTCCCCGACGGACGAGGTGCGCAACCGGCACACGTGTCGGGACAATCCTCCGAACCGTCGCGGATGCGACCGCGACCTACGAACCCGGCACCACCAGGATCGGACAACCACCCGTAGGTCGGGGCCGCGTCCCCGACGGACGAGAGACGGAACCGGCACACGTGTCGGGACAATCCTCCGAACCGTCGCGGATGCGACCGCGACCGACCCATCCGGCGCCACAGCCACGGACGATGCCCGTGTGTAGGTCGGGGCCACGTCCCCGACGACCTACGGACCCGGCACCACCAGGATCGGACAACCACCCGTAGGTCGGGGCCGCGTCCCCGACGACCCACGAACCCGCCGCCACCAGACGAGGTGCGCAACCGGCACACGTGTCGGGACAATCCTCCGAACCGTCGCGGATGCGACCGCGACCTACTTATTCGCCACAACCACGGACGATGCCCGTGTGTAGGTCGGGGCCGCGTCCCCGACGGACGAGGTGCGCAACCGGCACACGTGTCTGGACACCCCCCGAACCGTCGAGGATGCGACCGCGACCTACGAACCCGGCACCACCAGGATCGGACAACCACCCGTAGGTCGGGGCCGCGTCCCCGACGACCCACGAACCCGCCGCCACCAGACGAGGTGCGCAACCGGCACACGTGTCGGGACAATCCTCCGAACCGTCGCGGATGCGACCGCGACCTACTCATTCGCCACAGCCACGGACGATGCCCGTGTGTAGGTCGGGGCCGCGTCCCCGACGGACGAGAGACGGAACGGGCACACGTGTCGGGACAATCCTCCGAACCGTCGCGGATGCGACCGCGACCTACTCATTCGCCACAACCACGGACGATGCCCGTGTGTAGGTCGGGGCCGCGTCCCCGACGGACGAGGTGCGCAACCGGCACACGTGTCTGGACAATCCTCCGAACCGTCGCGGATGCGACCGCGACCTACGAACCCGGCACCACCAGGATCGGACAACCACCCGTAGGTCGGGGCCGCGTCCCCGACGGACGACCTGGCCTACCCGCTCAGACGTACAGCCAGAAATCGACGATGTGATCGCCCCAGATCATTGCAATCCAGCCGGCCAGGGCAAGATAGGGGCCGAAGGCAATCGGCACTTCCCGGCCGCGCCGCAGGGCAATCATCAGCGCAATACCGATCACCGCTCCAAGCAGCGAGCCGAGCAGCACGATGATCGGCAGCGCCTGCCAGCCCAGCCAGGCCCCCAGCGCGGCCAGCAGTTTGAAGTCGCCGTAGCCCATGCCTTCCTTGCCGGTCAACAGCCGGAACAGGTGAAACACCGCCCACAGCACGCCGTAGCCAGCGATGGCGCCAATGACCGCGTCCTCGAGGCTGGAGAACAGTCCC
This DNA window, taken from Pseudomonadota bacterium, encodes the following:
- the ychF gene encoding redox-regulated ATPase YchF — translated: MGFKCGIVGLPNVGKSTLFNCLTRAGIQAENYPFCTIEPNVGMVPVPDARLDRLATIVRPEKVVPTMMQFVDIAGLVAGASKGEGLGNKFLAHIRETDAIAHIVRCFEDDDVTHVSGRVDPVSDIETIDTELCLADLEVAEKALDKVGRQTRSGDKEAIRQVKLLERVVAHLGEGQPLRTFEVDDEERRMLRAWQFITRKPVLYVANVDDKAGADNEQVRAVRGRAAAEGAEVVVLCAAMEAELAELDDEEQAEFLADLGQDEPGLNRLIRAGYGLLDLLTFFTAGPKEVRAWTVRSGATAPQAAGRIHTDFEKGFIRAEVTAYDDYIACGGEAGAKAAGKLRLEGKEYVVAEGDVMHFRFNV
- the pth gene encoding aminoacyl-tRNA hydrolase encodes the protein MGSRWLICGLGNPGPKYERTRHNAGFWFVDALDRRQPLGLKPSRKVHGESAKLEFAGQDCVFLRPDTFMNHSGQAVRAATDYFDILPEQVVVAYDDLDLPPGTVRLRQGGGHGGHNGLRSIFGHLGSQDFWRVRVGIGHPGIREAVTPWVLGRASAEDEKAILDAVDQAAAALPDLLKGHPGEAMKRLHTRA
- a CDS encoding 50S ribosomal protein L25/general stress protein Ctc — encoded protein: MSKEYKIPAEIRTDVGKGASRRLRRAGRVPAVVYGGDREPASITIDHDFLLHSADEEAFHVSILELTVGDKLKQKVILRDLQRHPFKPLLTHADFQRISDDHELRINVPIHFVNEERSPAGRMAGVVISHQVVEVEVEALPRDLPEYLEVDLAALEPGDSVMLSQIPLPEGVKIPALEYGDEHDDVAVVNALYIREGQGTGELAAEADAALTEAAEVETLAEAEEAEAAEEGDGEAAADEDDSEGDDRKAS